The genomic region AGCCACCCTGCTCTTTCTCTCACTTTCCGCTGTTTATAGCATTGGCACCAGTGCACTTCAGGCACCGGTTGATGCCCTTAACATTCTGCTATGTCTGTACTGTCTTTGGCTGGGGAGCGCGTCTGCAAAAAACGGCAATAGCCGTCACGCACTCTGCTGGTTTGGGCTGGCAGGTAGTCTGGCGTTACTGGCATGGAACAGTCTGACCAGTCTGAGCGTTTATCAGAATAACCTCCCTCGTTGGTCAGTATTCCCCCTGCTGTTGGCGGGCAGTCTTCCCTGGCTTGGTCTGTTGCCCGGTGCACTGTTCAGCACCTGGCGTGGTCGAAATCACATCCGGGGTGCGTTGCCTCTGGTATGCCTGGCTGTTATCCCGATTCTGTTGGTTAGCCTGAGTAACAGCACGTTGTTATGCTTGCTCCTCGTCAGCTCCGCGCCGATGGCAATCCTGATGGCACGATATGGTCTGTATACGGCCCCCAATAACCCCTTGCCGTTACGCGTGAACGGCTGGATCAACATCGCTATTGGCATCACGGGTATTATTGCGACCTTCATCGTCTCCTCATGGGGACCGATGCAGACCCCGCTCTGGACGCATGTCGAAACCTACAAAGTCTTTTGTTCATGGGGAATTTTTATCATCTGGCTCTGTTTTGGCGCCTCTACGCTGAATAATAGTGATAAAACGTGGACGTTTTCCGCGCTCTGCCCGTTAGGGCTGGTCTTGCTGCTCGGTTTTTCGGTTCCCGACAGAGTGATGGAATACAGACAGCCACAGTTTTTAGCCGAGATCATGCGCGAGCCGCTCGAGTCGAGTGACTATATTTTATCTGACAGTGTTGGGATCGCCGCCGGGCTGGGCTGGAGTCTGAAACGGGACGACATCTTAATCTATACGCCTCGTAGCGAAATGCCTGTTGCCGGTACTGAAGGACACATCATCAGGAAGCGTGATTTCCCTGTCTGGCTGCGCCAGCATCGGGAAGAAGGCAACATTACGCTGGTTTTGTCTGACGCAGAGAATAAGCCTGCTGACCTGCCGCCTGCAGATAGCACTGAAAACCTGGGACGACTGGTATTATACCAATATCGCCCCACCCATTAACGAGTCACCGAACGAACCCAATCCAGTAGCGCACGACGGGAGATTTTGATTCCGCCACTTTTCAGTTCATCAGGTAAAGACAGCCAGCGTACCGGCTGCTGAAAACGCGCCAGCTTGTCTTTGACCCATTCACTGAGATCGACCTCAGCGATCTGCGGTTCAAATTCCACGACCGCCACCGGACGATGCCCGAATTCTGCGTCCTCTATGGGAACGATAAACGCTTGCAGAATGTGCGGATGGGTAAGAATCACGCGCTCCACCTCTTCAGGCTGAATCCCTTCTCCTCCACTAAAAAAGAGATTATCCAGCCGTCCGATAATGGTTAACTTACCTTCATTTAGCACACCACGATCGCGTGTCGCGAACCAGCCCTCGTCGTTAACCAACGGTAGAAGTTCGCCGTCTCGCCAGTAACCCTGCGCCATGCTGGCGGCTCGCAGCCAGACTTCGTCGTCAACAATTTTGACTTCCCGACCGGGTAAAGGCTCTCCGACATCCGCCAGCCCATCCGCTTCCTTGGCGCAGACGGTGGAAGCAAATTCGGTCAGACCATAGCCGCACCAGCAGCGAATCCCCTGAGCGTCAGCCTGCCCGGTGAGTTCAACCGGAATAGCCGCCCCGCCCAACAGTACGGCTTTCAGCGTTACCGGGGTTTTGTTCACCAGCAGACGCCAGAGTTGCGTTGGCACCAGAGATGCATGGGTACATCCTGCCAGCATCTGTTCCAGCGGCTGCTTTTCCCGCACCGTCATCCGTGCACCGGCAAACAACCAGCGCCACAAAATGCCCTGTCCGGAAACATGAAACAACGGTAAGGAGAGCAGCCAGTCATCATCCTGAGTAAATGGAATCATCGACAGGACGCCTTCGGCGCTCGCAAGATGCGCCTGAATGCTATGAACGGCAGCTTTCGGTAAGCCAGTGGATCCTGAGGTGAGCGTCATTGAGCATAAACGCGCCGGATGCCACGCCGCGCTATGTGCATCACCTTTTTCCTGCATCGAAAGCGGGGTCAGAAAGGCAGGGCAATCACCGTCCTCAAGATCCAGGGCAAAGTCCAGGGTTAAGCCTGGCAGCAATGTGGTGAGTAATGATGACGGAAGCTGCGGGTTAACCGGCAGAACGCGTGCCCCGCACTGTAATAACGCCAGCCATGCCAGCAGCGTTTGCGGGTGATTCCAGGCGCGCAGCATCACGCCGCTGCCCTCAGCGACGCCCTGGGCAGCAAAGCCGCCAGCCAGGGCATCAATACGACAACACAGTGTGCGCCAGCTTAACACCTCCGCGCTGAGGCGTAAGGCAGGGGCATCTCCACGAACCTGCCGCCAGTGACGCCACGGCCAGTCAGTGAAGATCATAGCAGTCGTTCCAGCGCATCTTCGCCAATACACGGTAACGGGCTGTCGGGCCAGCGACGAATCTGCTGTGCCTGCATCAGGCTCAACGTGTCCAGCCCTGGAATGGTCTGCGGCGTCAGCCATGCGGCAATGCGCGCCAACTGCGTTAAACCGAGGCTCGACTCGATCGATGAACTGATCACCGCCGTCAGATTTAACGCATGAGCGGCCTGCACTTGCTCACGCACTTTCTCCAGCGAGCCGGTTAGCGTCGGTTTAATCACCACTGCGCGCACGCCCTCTTCTGCTATGAAGGCAAAATCGGCTTCGCGCAGACTCTCATCCCAGGCGATGGCGATGCCCGTTTCACGGGCAAACGCGCGGGAATCATCGCGGGATTTACACGGTTCTTCGAGGAAAGCGATACGATCGCGATAGTCTGGATTCACATATTTCGCAAACTGTTGCGCTTTCAGCGGCGTCCAGGCCCGGTTTGCATCCAGACGCAAATGCAGTTCCGGTATCGCCTCCAGCAGCAGGTTAACCACCATGCCGTCACGCACTGCTTCGTAAAGCCCAACTTTAACCTTCGCGACTTTTTCGCCGGGCATGTCTGCAAGTTGCAATACCAGCTCGTCCGGATCGCCCGTACACAATGGTGCGGCGCGGTAATCCGCAGCCTCTGGCAACGTTCCGGCCAACTCCGCTAATGCACAGCTTGCGCCAAAAGCGACCGACGGCATTTCCGGCAGAGCATCCTGCCCTTGCAGCCAGCCGTTAACCCAGGAAAGCAGCGCGGTCTGTGCCTCCTCCCAGGATTCCGCGCTGAAGCCCGGCAGTGGGGAGACTTCCCCCCACCCTTCACGCTCGCCGTCGTGCAAACGGACATACAACCCATCGCGGGTTTTTAACCGCCTGTCGCGCAGAATCACTCCCGCGTCCATGGGGATCTGCCAGCGGTATACCTGCGCGTTACGCATTATGGATTCCGTTTAAATTTGCTGAAATCAGGCTGACGTTTCTGGTTGAAGGCGTTGCGGCCTTCCTGACCTTCTTCCGTCATGTAGAACAGCATAGTCGCGTTACCTGCCAGCTCTTGCAGGCCAGCCTGAC from Citrobacter sp. RHB25-C09 harbors:
- the menE gene encoding o-succinylbenzoate--CoA ligase — protein: MIFTDWPWRHWRQVRGDAPALRLSAEVLSWRTLCCRIDALAGGFAAQGVAEGSGVMLRAWNHPQTLLAWLALLQCGARVLPVNPQLPSSLLTTLLPGLTLDFALDLEDGDCPAFLTPLSMQEKGDAHSAAWHPARLCSMTLTSGSTGLPKAAVHSIQAHLASAEGVLSMIPFTQDDDWLLSLPLFHVSGQGILWRWLFAGARMTVREKQPLEQMLAGCTHASLVPTQLWRLLVNKTPVTLKAVLLGGAAIPVELTGQADAQGIRCWCGYGLTEFASTVCAKEADGLADVGEPLPGREVKIVDDEVWLRAASMAQGYWRDGELLPLVNDEGWFATRDRGVLNEGKLTIIGRLDNLFFSGGEGIQPEEVERVILTHPHILQAFIVPIEDAEFGHRPVAVVEFEPQIAEVDLSEWVKDKLARFQQPVRWLSLPDELKSGGIKISRRALLDWVRSVTR
- a CDS encoding phospholipid carrier-dependent glycosyltransferase, which encodes MKSVRLYLAFFAYIIVYYILPINTRLLWQPNETRDSEIIREMLASGHWFAPQFLGLHDGGFDLPWLWFSSIGQWVFGTSNFAVRAGAIFATLLMAALVAGFTVRLWQDKRTALIATLLFLSLSAVYSIGTSALQAPVDALNILLCLYCLWLGSASAKNGNSRHALCWFGLAGSLALLAWNSLTSLSVYQNNLPRWSVFPLLLAGSLPWLGLLPGALFSTWRGRNHIRGALPLVCLAVIPILLVSLSNSTLLCLLLVSSAPMAILMARYGLYTAPNNPLPLRVNGWINIAIGITGIIATFIVSSWGPMQTPLWTHVETYKVFCSWGIFIIWLCFGASTLNNSDKTWTFSALCPLGLVLLLGFSVPDRVMEYRQPQFLAEIMREPLESSDYILSDSVGIAAGLGWSLKRDDILIYTPRSEMPVAGTEGHIIRKRDFPVWLRQHREEGNITLVLSDAENKPADLPPADSTENLGRLVLYQYRPTH
- the menC gene encoding o-succinylbenzoate synthase, which produces MRNAQVYRWQIPMDAGVILRDRRLKTRDGLYVRLHDGEREGWGEVSPLPGFSAESWEEAQTALLSWVNGWLQGQDALPEMPSVAFGASCALAELAGTLPEAADYRAAPLCTGDPDELVLQLADMPGEKVAKVKVGLYEAVRDGMVVNLLLEAIPELHLRLDANRAWTPLKAQQFAKYVNPDYRDRIAFLEEPCKSRDDSRAFARETGIAIAWDESLREADFAFIAEEGVRAVVIKPTLTGSLEKVREQVQAAHALNLTAVISSSIESSLGLTQLARIAAWLTPQTIPGLDTLSLMQAQQIRRWPDSPLPCIGEDALERLL